The genomic DNA ATTGAGCTCGAAATCAATATCTTTGACCCTTAACCGAACCGCTTCCATGAGCCTCATCCCTGTCCCATAAAGCAGTTCCGCCATCAATTTGGGTGGGCCTGTTATTTTTTCGATCACTCGTTTTACTTCGTCCCTCGACATCACCACTGGCCGGCGAATGGGCAGTTTTGCCCGTGCCACGTCCCCAATGTCTCCCACGCTGATGCGTAATAATTCCTTATAAAGGAAAATAAGGGCGTTGAGCGCTTGGTTTTGTGTGCTGGCTGAAACGTTCTTGTCCACCGCCAGGTGGGTCAGGAAGGCCGCTATTTCTTTGGCCCCCATATCCTTCGGGTGTTTCTTTCCATGAAAAAAAATGTAGCGTTTGGCCCAATCCACATAGCTCTGTTCAGTGCGTATGGAATAATGTTTCAGGCGAATTATTTCCCGCAATTGATCCAACAATTTTGGTTTTGGAAACTCAGCAATTGGCCGGTTCACCTGAATAGATGGGGGGTTGAAATCTATAACTTCTGGGTGTATCATAGGTTAACCTCGAGGAAGCAGGGGTGTTCTATTGAGTAATTCGCTCAGGTTAAACATTCTGTAATAGTTTATCGTGATCTGTCAATGAAGTGCAAGCAAAGACAGAGTGAATTCAATCTAATAGATGTTGGGCGCGGTTTCGGCAACATGCGTC from Elusimicrobiota bacterium includes the following:
- a CDS encoding integron integrase, with product MIHPEVIDFNPPSIQVNRPIAEFPKPKLLDQLREIIRLKHYSIRTEQSYVDWAKRYIFFHGKKHPKDMGAKEIAAFLTHLAVDKNVSASTQNQALNALIFLYKELLRISVGDIGDVARAKLPIRRPVVMSRDEVKRVIEKITGPPKLMAELLYGTGMRLMEAVRLRVKDIDFELNQIIVRDGKGAKDRVTMLPQKLRPVLERHLTEVKAIHGRDLAAGYGRVFLPYALAEKYPSANKEWGWQYVFPARSISKDPRSGNMARHHIHETALQTAMKKAVRAANLTKPASVHTLRHSFATHLLEAGYDIRTVQELLGHKDVSTTMIYTHVLKQGAGAVRSPVDF